The following is a genomic window from Pseudophryne corroboree isolate aPseCor3 chromosome 3, aPseCor3.hap2, whole genome shotgun sequence.
ATATCTTAGGGCATATTCTGATCTCGACAAAACTATTGATTGCTCGCCAATGGCGCTCCACCGAGATACCCCACATATCAGCGATAGAGATGGCCGTACAGTCGCATTGCGAGTTTGAGACAGCGGGTGTGGCCTATGCCTCTACACCATCCTGCCCATTGCTCCGCTGGTTTTCATGGTCTACCTATTGGCATACTCGCTCTCCAGTTCCCTTACCTCCTCCAGACACTTAGGATTATATGTAGTCTTTTCGTTATGTATTTACTGCTGGTCGGATTTGGCCTCACGATGTATGCCTGTGCTATGTTCTTTTTTATATCATCTATGTAATTCTGTATTTTTGTTGAGCAGACTGTGTACCCCCCTCACCCTTTCCCTTCCCTTTTTCTCCTTTCTGTACCCCTCCTCCTTTTGCTTAGCTTacccataaaataataaaaattaatatttaaataaaataatagaaCATAAATGAAAGAGTACATATAAACCCAACACACACACTTCCATTCATACTATATAACGCCTATCCCATTATCCGCTGCTTCCTTCATTTTCTTTTTCCACCTTTTAGATAATTTTAAAGGCAACAATGTGGTTGGTAATTATAGATTTTATTACATTTGTATACAGTCCACATCCCTCCATGTCATGTTCATATAAGGCACTAATAATGTTATTTCATCTATTTAAAAGGATAACagagtacagaaacaatataaagtaAAGCTGAACCAAACACATATTCCATTAGCCACTGTGCAAACTGCAGTACACAATATATGAATAGTTAGAAAACATAGACCAATAATGTACTGTAACTACACAGATATACAAGATATACAAGGAAGCGCTATGAAGAGAGTAAACATGTGCTGTAAAATTATAGAATGTACAAAAAATATATCATCATTAGCACTAAGTCtggaggggaggagctgagagtagaTGGTACAAAGCCACTCCCCCCTTCATGTCACTCAGCACAGCAGTATCACTAATAGGCTGGGGGGAGAGCGGCCTCTCCTCCCGGGACGTTAATGTAcagactggggcactgtgtggtggCAGGCGCAGTGCTGGCGGCttcatacaatgagtcagtgtgattcATTGTAATGCCGGCTTTTACTGTATGGGCCCCTTCACTGTGGCCGGCTGTGGGCCTATTCCCAatgaggggcctggagctgcagctccatctgtccCATTTGTTAAGGCGGCTCTGGTTGCAAGAATATAATTGCCTTTCCCTAACTCACTCTAGTCTGCTGCCATTCATCTCCACTGGTGTTCAACTGCTGCAATCGGGCATCTGGACTCAGCACATACTCAGCCGAATGGCTGCCGAGTGTGATTACCTCAGCTTCGGCTTTCTGTTGGTATTCTAAGCTGTATGACGTGCCTGGTTTATGCGGCGGGAAGTGTAATTAACGTAGCTCCATCTTTGATGTATAATTTCAAGTCTAGTCTTGCTGGTGGCCATGCGGATAGGCATTAATACATTTCATCTAATAAAATACTTTTGAACTCTTGAACGCATTTCATCTAGTAACAGACTTTTTTAATTATTGAACGCGTTTcatctaaaaaaaacatttttaattctTGAATGCGTTTCATCTAATAAAATACTTTTTTCAACTCTTGAATGAGTTTCAtctaacacaggggtggggaacctcaggcccgagggccgtataaggcccgcagagccacttgatccggcccggccaggctcacctagccgggcgcctgctgagattttgttactagcgggcccccggcttcttaccctcagcagcagccggaggcaggagctcactcctgagctctggcttccggctctggcagtgtgcgtgtgcagctgtgcggtgttatgggagagatgtcatgacgtctctcccatggttctgaggagcgagcagccaggcggagggcaacagtccggaagcaggagcggggctggtgagtattgtggggttttttttttaatgtgtgtgtgtaagcgtcgctactagggggcatatttaatggggcataacaactgacaggtggcatatctaatggggcataacaagtgactgggggcatatctaatggggcataacaagtaactgggggcatatctactggggcataacaactgactgggggcatatctactggggcataactactggaggcatatctactgggggcaggctcatttttaagttgataatttttgtatggcccctgaaggattttttaaatatccaaatggcccttggtagaaaaaaggttccccacccctgatctaacaaaatacttttttcaACTCTTGAATGAGTTTCATCTAACAAAAGACTTATCAACTCGTGAACGAATTTCATCTAATACAATACTTTTTCAACTCTTGAACGCATTTCATCTAATAAAAGACTTTTCCAACTCTTGAATGCATTTCATCTAATAAAAAACTTTTTCAACTCTTGAACGCGTTTCATCTAATAAAAAAGACTTTTTCAACTCTTGAACACGTTTCATCTAATAAAAGACTTTTTCAACTCTTGAAAAAATCTTTTATTAGATGAAATGCATTGAAGCCTATCAGCACTGCCACAGGCAACGCTGCACTTTAAATTGTATATCAAAGTTGAAGCAACATTAATTACACTTGCCGCCGCACAAACCCGGCACCTCATACAGTTTGGAATACCAACAGAAAGCCGAAGCTGAGGTAATCATACTCAGCCGCCATACAGACCCTGCATATAACAGAGCCTACAGCAAAGCCTGAAAGCTGGAGCCATGTTTACACCTGCCACCTGATGGACCCTGTATGTGCTAAGTCCGGATGCCCTATCGCAACAGCTGAACACCTGTGGAGCTGAATGGCAGCAGACTATGGTAAGTTAGGGAAAGGCAATTATATTCTTGCAAGGAACAAGCAGGTAATTACTTTCCCATGGAAAGACCTGTAAAAATTATATACTAATTAGATGCTTTTTTCAGTATATATTTTATACATTCTATAATTTTACAGTACATAATTACTCTATTTTTATAGTGCTTCCTTGGACATTAATGATGTTTATTCGCCATTGTCCATTAAGGCTGTTGGAACTGCAACAAGGAACAACTTTGAGTGCCAAGAACTCTTGAATGCGTTTCATCAAATAAGACTTTTTCAACTCTTGAACGGTTTTCATTATGTCATCAATTTACAGGGAATCTCAAAAGGTAAATTAGCCATTTAATTTTTAAAGTGTGTATGTGTTGTCCAAGGGCACAACCATAGGGCCTTTCTGACTACTGCTGGAGAAGCAACTGACAGTATCTAAGGAAGCCTCTCAGAGAATGTAAATGCCTTTCTGCATAGTCCCtaggttcttcagtacatactgccgGGTGATTTATTTTCTTCAATATCAGAATGCAGAATGGAATGCGAACCCTAAGGGCTCTTGAAAGAGATGCTTTTGCCATAACAACCCTTAATGTACTTGTGGATTAAAtatgctattttttttttaaacaactccATCTTTTTATCCATTGGATTCTGAAGGTTAGGACTGCCACTACTGTGTCTACCTTTTGGACAGAGCACCCTTCTAATGAAATCTTCATCCCTAACAGGATACATCCATTCCAATTCTTGACATCTATCTACGTGCTATAATGGGGTCCTCCACAGCTTTTTGAATAGCAAATTCTCAGACGTTTTTTAGAGTGACCTTCAAACAACAGATCCTGTTCAAACCCCTTTTATGGGTTTTGATGGTTCTATAAATATTTCTAGGGCAAAATTTCAACCAGATCAGTATTAAAAGAGCTAGGCTTCTCTTAATTTTCCCAGACTCTTCACTATCTATATCGTCAAGGTCACAAGACCCAATATCTGATGACCCTACCTTCAAGATTTAAGCTTATCTAGGACCTCCACCTTTTAGCTCCTTGTGCCATCATAAATTCCTCCTTGaaactattgtttttttttaatccattCCATTGACTCCTGAAGCTTGTTTAGCTGGGCACACTGAGAGCAGAACACATTTCCTGGCTAGTAGATAGCTTTGTCACAATTTGCACAAATTCGACCTTTCTTCTTCTTTATGGCCTTGTAGCAGCACTGTTTAAGAACTATGCTAGCTAACCCTAAGCCATATAAGTAAAATAGCACAAGAAAAGCACCTACAGTACAAGAGCAGCATTCCGCTATTGGGGAAAAGGCTTGGCTTCCATCCTGGATGATTCTAGTGGACCAAAGACCTAAAAAATGCAGAGTGCCAAGCAGCAGCTCTGTTATATACCTTTGACCTGATGTCGGAAGCGTGCTCCTGCACATAGATGAGATGGCTATATATGTCATCCACACTTGGCAATCATGTATGCACTAAACAGCAATGCAAGTAGTGACTCACAGGTTGCGGCTACAAAAAGCTATGCCGCCAGAGAATAAGGTAATTGTTATAGACACCTACACCTTAACTATACACTGAAGAAGCAGGAAGATAACTCATATAGAGGAAGGAATTACTTAATATAGAAGCTGTTAGTAGGTGCCAAAGTTTGAATTAACCTTATCTCTATCTGGTAAGAATGGGATTCAACCGATGAGTAAGGTTACCATTGTGTACAGAAAAAGAGAAATAAATGCATATTATTAAATTCAAATTATATGTAGAGTATAAATAGAACCTGTTTTGTGTTTAGTGGATCATGTAAATTGCTGTTCTTGTGTGTGCATTTTCTGTTGTCTTACTGGTttccacctgtgtgacttctctgatgtgtaacaagatctgatttttgtttaaaacattttgcacactcagaacatggaaatgacttcccacctgtgtgagttctctgatgtgtaaccagTTGTGATTttaatgtaaaacatttcccacactcagaacatgaaaatggcttttcaccagtgtgagttctctgatgtttaactaGTTGTGATTttgatgtaaaacatttcccacactcagaacatggaaatggcttctcgcctctatgacttctctgatgtatagttAGGGTTgaattctgtgtaaaacatttcccacactccgaacaTGAAAAAGAtttttcacctgtgtgagttctctgatgtctgaGTAGATGTGaattctgtataaaacatttcccacactcagaacatggaaaaagtTTCCTACCTGTGTGCACTTTCTGATGTATAGTGAGAGctaatttctgtgtaaaacatttcccacactgagaacatgAAAATTCCTTcttatctgtgtgacttctctcatggctaacaagacctgatttctgcgtaaaacatttcccacactcagagcatgaaaaaggtcttttccctgtgtgacttctctgatttcTTAGTAGATCTGAATTCTGTATAAAGTAATTCCCAAACTCAGAGcatgaaaacggcttctcaccagtgtgagttctctgatgtgtaacaagatttgacttctgtgcaaaacattttccacactcagaacatggatatggcctctcacctgtgtgagttctctgatgtttaacaagatccgaTTTctctctaaaacatttcccacactcagagcatggaaatggtttctcacctgtgtgacttctctgatgtgcaataaGTTTTGATTTctctctaaaacatttcccacagtcagagcatggaaatggtttctcacctgtgtgacttctctgatgtgcaataaGTTTTGATTTctctctaaaacatttcccacactcaaagcaTGGAAATGgtctttcacctgtgtgacttctctgatgtgtaacaagatgtgatttctgtgtaaaatatttttcacactcagaacatggaaatggcttctcgcctCTATGACTTCTCTGATGCATTATTAGGGATgaattctgtgtaaaacatttcccacactccaaaCAGAGAGatagtttctcacctgtgtgatttctctggtgtgaaacaagatgtgatttctgtgtaaaacatgtcccacactcagaacatggaaatggcctctcacctgtgtgacttctctgatgcgtAATAAGacctgatttttgtgtaaaacatttcccacactcagaacatggaaatggcctctcacctgtgtgacttctctgatgcgaAACAAGACCTGATttttttgtaaaacatttcccacactcagcacataTATGATCATTGCTATGTGTAGCTATATTGGAGGTATCAGGAGAACTTTCCTCATGCTCTGAGGAATCAGATGATATATCAGCATTGTGAGGCACTGGATGTATATTTAAAGTAATGTGGTTTTCTTCTGAAGAATCCTGGGTGATGTTATCTTCTATTTTAGAATCTGGACACAAAGTGAAATCTCCCTCCAAGGTAATTCTGCTTTCGTGTCCATCTGCTGaaaataaaaagaatatgtttgggaatagatttttttttataacattgtggggTAAAATTTTAAACTGTTAGCGAGTACAAATATTCAGTTGTCGAATTTCAAATTTAAAAATTATTAGAACTTTGTAAAAATTCTACATGTACAAACACCAATTATGACTGTGGTTGAACAGGTAATGGACTGGCTAAAATGACAACTACATTACCAAGAACCATAGACCCACCTAGTCACAGTGACATCAAATTCAATAGCCACATTGGACATCTCCACATACAGATCTTGGTAAGTAATATTTCCTAAGAACACACATTGCCCAGCAAATTGAATGACAATCCTCATATGCCAGTGACATTGTCCAACCATATTGCCCATCCAGACGCTGTCCTCACACACAACCACTGGAGCCTTGTAAATGGAGTACATGTGAGTTAAATGAGCAGAATGTCCCAGTTATGTGTCAGTACTTAAATTTCTCTGTGTGGACACATATGAGAAAAGTGAAGCAGCCTCTATATGTCTCTCTGGTCAATCACATAAAGCAAAGCCTCCCACGTTATTTTCCCAAGAGCCAGACTTAATTTCAAACACCAATACTAGACGTTGCACAGGCACTAGGATTTATTCATTCTTCTGCGCACAAGCAAGATTTTATTACAGAAGCCATCAATTGGCTAAAGATAGAATATGTGATAGATCAACATGATCACAAAGCACGTGAAACGCGTCATTTTTTCCCCCCAGAAGCATTCAACGGGCTAAAGATTGCATAGCTGAAGAGATCAACATGATCACAAAGCACATGAAATGCGTCATTTTATTCCAGAAGCAATCAATGGGCTAAAGATCGTACACTTGAAGAGATCAACATGATCACAATGCATGTGAAACGCATCATTTTATTCCAGAAGCAATCAATGGGCTAAAGATAGAACACTTGAAGAGATCAACATGATCCCAAAGCACGTGAAACGCGTCATTTTATTCCAAAAGCCATCAATTGGCTAAAAATCGGATACTTGAAGAGATCAACATGATCACCAAGCACGTGAAACGCGTCATTTTACGAACCCTTTGTTATCCCCAACTACCTTGTTGAAAATCAGAAACACTTAAGAACCTAACAATGTTTACATCATAAAAACtatcccttatacccctttcacaccacaaatataTCCCGTGATTTTGCTGGGTCGAGCAGTTGGGATgtatgttactggaacagttaaagatgcaattgtgtataaaaacaaaGCTCTGTCCGCCATGATTCCTGCAgtgctgtgagctgtccccaccctctcattttgtccccttctgacacctcatctttctgagccaaaaaaagtcCATTCAAAATGACATccgtggtgttttaattgctgacccgggttgagttaaaaggagccaaccctgcaataacccgggttgaaagtgtagtgtgaaagggtctgacccgtgtCCGACAGGGGTCGGACTCGGATtcaaaataccgggtcggacccgggtttgcggtgtgaaaggggtataacggaAATATAGGAGCCATTCGACTACCTCAAACTGTAAATGATGTACTACATAAAACAACAATTGTGAACACACACCACTGCTGgaatacttttttattttatttatttattaaagcatTAAGTGTCACATACACAGACACTGTAAGGAATACAGGGGGATAGTTGGCTGCAATTTGTAATAGATACAAAAACAAATTCTGTAAACTATGGTGGATTTGGGTCCTCTTTGGGGTAGAAAGTGTAGCCACAGTATGTAGCTCTCCCACATAAGAATTTTCGTTTTCAGGTTTATGTTCTTTGTCCAAGATCACCTTGACCCAATTGATTTTAAACAAATAATGTTGTTTAGCTTTAAAAAGTGAAAGTGAAGGTTAGAGATGGTGCAGCCAAGGTCTGCAAGTTGCCAATAAAAGGCACCTACTGTTCTGTGTGATGcaggtgtgaaagggatataactGACCAAATTGGCTATAGAGTAGTTATGAACCTGGAGCCAAAAGCTTTGAATAATGGGACATGCCCAATGGAAATGGTACAGGTCCGCAGCCTGAGTTCCAATGCGTGGATAAATAAGTCCTATGCAGTAAGTAAGTTTAGGGACATGTTGGAGTTCAAGAAGAACAGGGTAAGAGAGTGCAAGCCTTACCATGATACTGAagtagaccagttgctgataccTTGGAGAGTCGAGAAAGCCAAAGAGCGAGACTCGTAGGAGAGTTATCGGGTATGAATGTGGTGCGGAGACAAGTAAAAATTGTTGAAATGGCCCTACCTGTTAGGGCTAGACTTTACAAGAGTGGATCTAACGGATTATCCCAATCTGAGGTCAAGGAAGCCCACACGACAGAGCTAATATAGTGTTGGACTTATAGAAATGCAAGGGGGTATGCAGCTAATGTAGGATAACGCTCCCTAGCCTCCTGGAACATGAGAGGCCGCTTAGTAGACCTATTGACAATCAAGTCCACAGTACCCACACCTTGTGTGCGCCATATGTTAAATGGAGATGAGGCCTGTCCATTTTCAAAATCTGGGTTAGCGAGATAAGAAAGGTAAAGTGATTTATGAGCATTCAACCCAAATTTGTGCCTCAATATCTGCCACATTTTCCTCGTATGCCAAAGTAGCAGGTTTTCTCGCAACACTGGTGGGATTCCCCAATCATGAGAATGAAGAAAGATGAGGTCCCCTTCTCCTAAAAATTCTCTTTCAAGGGCCGTATTTGCACATAGGTCTCAGCTGTACAGCCAGTCATTAAGATAGTCAACATTGGTAGCAGAAGAGCACAACAGGATGTTAGAAAATTGTATTCCCCCCCAAGGGCtctagtttgttgca
Proteins encoded in this region:
- the LOC135054609 gene encoding oocyte zinc finger protein XlCOF6-like isoform X2; translated protein: MMENHQPLTSLDGPSNRDTPERCPRPLYSQDCTEKNHRIPQKHQSDDLNIKVEVIEGEEETNVTDRKAEDTYVTYMKAEDTEAEEEMYVTDMKVEDIEGEEETYVTDMKTEDTEREEETYVTDMKNEDIEGGEETYVTDMKAADIEGEEVMYVTDMKAEDIEGGEETYVTDMKAEDIEREEEETYVTDMKTEDTEREEETYVTDMKNEDTEGGEETYVTDMKAEDTEGKEVMYVTDMKAEDIEREEEEETYVTDMKAEDIEGEGETYVTDMKAEDIEGEETNVTDMKAEDIEGEEETYVRGDQQCNEEEIPTDICTDGHESRITLEGDFTLCPDSKIEDNITQDSSEENHITLNIHPVPHNADISSDSSEHEESSPDTSNIATHSNDHICAECGKCFTKKSGLVSHQRSHTGERPFPCSECGKCFTQKSGLITHQRSHTGERPFPCSECGTCFTQKSHLVSHQRNHTGEKLSLCLECGKCFTQNSSLIMHQRSHRGEKPFPCSECEKYFTQKSHLVTHQRSHTGERPFPCFECGKCFREKSKLIAHQRSHTGEKPFPCSDCGKCFREKSKLIAHQRSHTGEKPFPCSECGKCFREKSDLVKHQRTHTGERPYPCSECGKCFAQKSNLVTHQRTHTGEKPFSCSEFGNYFIQNSDLLRNQRSHTGKRPFSCSECGKCFTQKSGLVSHERSHTDKKEFSCSQCGKCFTQKLALTIHQKVHTGRKLFPCSECGKCFIQNSHLLRHQRTHTGEKSFSCSECGKCFTQNSTLTIHQRSHRGEKPFPCSECGKCFTSKSQLVKHQRTHTGEKPFSCSECGKCFTLKSQLVTHQRTHTGGKSFPCSECAKCFKQKSDLVTHQRSHTGGNQ
- the LOC135054609 gene encoding oocyte zinc finger protein XlCOF6-like isoform X1 encodes the protein MMENHQPLTSLDGPSNRDTPERCPRPLYSQDCTEKNHRIPQKHQSDDLNIKVEVIEGEEETNVTDRKAEDTYVTYMKAEDTEAEEEMYVTDMKVEDIEGEEETYVTDMKTEDTEREEETYVTDMKNEDIEGGEETYVTDMKAADIEGEEVMYVTDMKAEDIEGGEETYVTDMKAEDIEREEEETYVTDMKTEDTEREEETYVTDMKNEDTEGGEETYVTDMKAEDTEGKEVMYVTDMKAEDIEREEEEETYVTDMKAEDIEGEGETYVTDMKAEDIEGEETNVTDMKAEDIEGEEETYVRGDQQCNEEEIPTDICTADGHESRITLEGDFTLCPDSKIEDNITQDSSEENHITLNIHPVPHNADISSDSSEHEESSPDTSNIATHSNDHICAECGKCFTKKSGLVSHQRSHTGERPFPCSECGKCFTQKSGLITHQRSHTGERPFPCSECGTCFTQKSHLVSHQRNHTGEKLSLCLECGKCFTQNSSLIMHQRSHRGEKPFPCSECEKYFTQKSHLVTHQRSHTGERPFPCFECGKCFREKSKLIAHQRSHTGEKPFPCSDCGKCFREKSKLIAHQRSHTGEKPFPCSECGKCFREKSDLVKHQRTHTGERPYPCSECGKCFAQKSNLVTHQRTHTGEKPFSCSEFGNYFIQNSDLLRNQRSHTGKRPFSCSECGKCFTQKSGLVSHERSHTDKKEFSCSQCGKCFTQKLALTIHQKVHTGRKLFPCSECGKCFIQNSHLLRHQRTHTGEKSFSCSECGKCFTQNSTLTIHQRSHRGEKPFPCSECGKCFTSKSQLVKHQRTHTGEKPFSCSECGKCFTLKSQLVTHQRTHTGGKSFPCSECAKCFKQKSDLVTHQRSHTGGNQ